A region from the Cannabis sativa cultivar Pink pepper isolate KNU-18-1 chromosome 9, ASM2916894v1, whole genome shotgun sequence genome encodes:
- the LOC115722189 gene encoding protein ACTIVITY OF BC1 COMPLEX KINASE 3, chloroplastic isoform X2: protein MTSVMVVLPTPSPSSSSSSSCSSSTLHHPLVSWRRLRTTPSSKPWQRRPRVVRVRAAIVEARPSSSSSPFPDESNSIKVVQVYRGGGGGGRGGVYNRAEDLQAEARALERAVDATVYGPELLSNKYGSRPIRVARRAVEILVALGSFGVKLLLDQRKGVLDQNKRARGAELRTIFTRLGPTFVKIGQGLSTRPDLCPPEYLEELSELQDALPTFPDEEAFACIEKELGLSLDSVYSSISPSPIAAASLGQVYKAQLKYSGQIVAVKVQRPGIEEAIGLDFYLIRGLGFFINKYVDVITSDVVALIDEFARRVYQELNYVQEAQNARRFKKLYADREDILVPDIFWDYTSNKVLTMEWVEGVKLNEQVAIEKQGLKVLDLVNTGIQCSLRQLLEYGYFHADPHPGNLLATPDGKLAFLDFGMMSETPEEARFAIIGHVVHMVNRDYEAMARDYYALDFLAPDVDVTPIVPALRNFFDDALSYTVSELNFKTLVDGLGNVLYQYPFNVPAYYALILRSLTVLEGLALYADPDFKVLAASYPYFAKRLLTDPNPYLRDALIELLFKDGKFRWGRLENLLIQGKKDRDFSAKDALQPVLKLLLGTDGEVLRNLVIKEAVRVTEAFVLGTVVDTYSLMPDLVKGLIFNGNGNSSGPLVMSKAERENVLELRDQVSRIWGLLQSSESFDPASLQPLLQVLQQPEGRSLGGRVLGGITQRLAARLLQQVLRVPPTSSAPSTT from the exons ATTGTCGAGGCTAGaccttcttcgtcttcttcacCTTTTCCTGATGAATCCAACTCCATCAAAGTTGTTCAGGTTTAtcgaggaggaggaggaggaggacgTGGAGGAGTGTATAATCGAGCTGAGGATCTTCAGGCTGAGGCGCGTGCATTGGAACGTGCTGTTGATGCTACTGTCTACGGTCCAGAGcttctttccaacaaatatgGCTCTCGCCCAATCAGG GTTGCGCGGAGGGCTGTGGAAATTTTGGTTGCTTTGGGTTCGTTTGGAGTAAAGCTTTTGTTGGACCAAAGAAAGGGTGTTTTGGATCAGAACAAAAGGGCTCGTGGAGCTGAGTTGAGAACAATTTTCACTCGATTAGGGCCTACTTTTGTCAAAATTGGACAGGGTTTGTCTACAAGACCTGACCTTTGTCCTCCTGAGTATCTTGAGGAGCTCTCTGAACTTCAG GATGCTTTGCCTACATTCCCAGATGAAGAAGCCTTTGCTTGTATCGAAAAGGAATTGGGATTATCACTTGACTCTGTTTACTCGTCCATATCGCCATCTCCAATTGCAGCAGCCAGTCTTGGTCAGGTTTACAAAGCTCAACTAAAATATTCTGGGCAGATTGTTGCTGTGAAGGTGCAACGGCCTGGTATTGAAGAAGCTATAGGGCTCGATTTCTATCTGATTCGAGGTCTAGGATTCTTCATCAATAAATACGTGGATGTAATAACCAGTGATGTTGTTGCCCTTATTGACGAATTTGCACGCAGAGTTTATCAAGAGCTTAACTATGTGCAG GAGGCGCAAAATGCTAGGAGATTTAAGAAATTGTACGCAGACAGAGAAGATATCCTTGTTCCGGACATATTTTGGGATTATACAAGCAACAAAGTATTGACAATGGAGTGGGTTGAAGGGGTCAAGTTGAACGAGCAAGTTGCGATTGAGAAACAAGGGTTGAAGGTGTTGGATCTAGTGAACACTGGTATACAATGCAGCCTGAGACAGCTGCTTGAGTATGGATATTTCCATGCAGATCCTCATCCCGGTAATCTCCTAGCAACACCTGATGGGAAGCTAGCCTTTCTTGATTTTGGAATGATGAGTGAGACACCAGAAGAAGCAAGATTTGCAATCATTGGTCATGTAGTTCACATGGTCAATCGAGATTATGAAGCTATGGCTCGGGATTACTATGCTCTAGATTTCCTAGCCCCTGATGTAGATGTTACTCCTATTGTACCTGCATTACGAAATTTCTTTGATGATGCACTCAGTTATACAGTGAGCGAACTCAATTTCAAGACCCTGGTTGATGGTCTAGGCAACGTACTTTATCAATATCCATTCAATG TGCCTGCATATTACGCATTGATATTGAGGTCGCTGACTGTGCTAGAAGGCTTGGCTCTTTATGCCGATCCCGATTTCAAGGTTCTAGCTGCTTCTTATCCATATTTTGCTAAAAGGCTTCTGACAGATCCAAATCCATATCTCAGAGATGCTCTTATTGAATTGTTGTTTAAAGATGGAAAATTTAG ATGGGGTAGGCTTGAAAACTTACTTATTCAAGGAAAAAAAGATAGAGATTTCTCAGCAAAAGATGCTTTGCAGCCAGTATTGAAATTATTATTGGGCACAGATGGTGAAGTGCTTAGAAATTTAGTTATCAAAGAAGCTGTTCGGGTTACAGAAGCGTTTGTTTTAGGCACAGTTGTTGATACATATAGTTTGATGCCAGATTTGGTGAAAGGTCTGATTTTTAATGGGAACGGAAACTCATCTGGACCTCTTGTTATGAGCAAAGCTGAACGGGAAAACGTGTTAGAGCTCAGAGATCAAGTATCTAGAATATGGGGACTTCTTCAATCCTCTGAAAGTTTCGATCCAGCCTCTTTGCAGCCCTTGTTACAA GTGCTGCAACAACCGGAGGGACGTAGTCTGGGCGGGCGTGTGCTTGGAGGGATCACTCAACGTTTGGCTGCTCGGTTACTACAACAAGTGCTTCGAGTGCCACCAACTTCATCTGCCCCCTCCACCACTTAA
- the LOC115722189 gene encoding protein ACTIVITY OF BC1 COMPLEX KINASE 3, chloroplastic isoform X1 codes for MTSVMVVLPTPSPSSSSSSSCSSSTLHHPLVSWRRLRTTPSSKPWQRRPRVVRVRAAIVEARPSSSSSPFPDESNSIKVVQVYRGGGGGGRGGVYNRAEDLQAEARALERAVDATVYGPELLSNKYGSRPIRVARRAVEILVALGSFGVKLLLDQRKGVLDQNKRARGAELRTIFTRLGPTFVKIGQGLSTRPDLCPPEYLEELSELQDALPTFPDEEAFACIEKELGLSLDSVYSSISPSPIAAASLGQVYKAQLKYSGQIVAVKVQRPGIEEAIGLDFYLIRGLGFFINKYVDVITSDVVALIDEFARRVYQELNYVQEAQNARRFKKLYADREDILVPDIFWDYTSNKVLTMEWVEGVKLNEQVAIEKQGLKVLDLVNTGIQCSLRQLLEYGYFHADPHPGNLLATPDGKLAFLDFGMMSETPEEARFAIIGHVVHMVNRDYEAMARDYYALDFLAPDVDVTPIVPALRNFFDDALSYTVSELNFKTLVDGLGNVLYQYPFNVPAYYALILRSLTVLEGLALYADPDFKVLAASYPYFAKRLLTDPNPYLRDALIELLFKDGKFRWGRLENLLIQGKKDRDFSAKDALQPVLKLLLGTDGEVLRNLVIKEAVRVTEAFVLGTVVDTYSLMPDLVKGLIFNGNGNSSGPLVMSKAERENVLELRDQVSRIWGLLQSSESFDPASLQPLLQVITSTISFIICFFLHSIEAIKLKIADTNVYLSSEQSKKCNSNSLWFASTRSTRVSYGHRYSNCYNFWFLNI; via the exons ATTGTCGAGGCTAGaccttcttcgtcttcttcacCTTTTCCTGATGAATCCAACTCCATCAAAGTTGTTCAGGTTTAtcgaggaggaggaggaggaggacgTGGAGGAGTGTATAATCGAGCTGAGGATCTTCAGGCTGAGGCGCGTGCATTGGAACGTGCTGTTGATGCTACTGTCTACGGTCCAGAGcttctttccaacaaatatgGCTCTCGCCCAATCAGG GTTGCGCGGAGGGCTGTGGAAATTTTGGTTGCTTTGGGTTCGTTTGGAGTAAAGCTTTTGTTGGACCAAAGAAAGGGTGTTTTGGATCAGAACAAAAGGGCTCGTGGAGCTGAGTTGAGAACAATTTTCACTCGATTAGGGCCTACTTTTGTCAAAATTGGACAGGGTTTGTCTACAAGACCTGACCTTTGTCCTCCTGAGTATCTTGAGGAGCTCTCTGAACTTCAG GATGCTTTGCCTACATTCCCAGATGAAGAAGCCTTTGCTTGTATCGAAAAGGAATTGGGATTATCACTTGACTCTGTTTACTCGTCCATATCGCCATCTCCAATTGCAGCAGCCAGTCTTGGTCAGGTTTACAAAGCTCAACTAAAATATTCTGGGCAGATTGTTGCTGTGAAGGTGCAACGGCCTGGTATTGAAGAAGCTATAGGGCTCGATTTCTATCTGATTCGAGGTCTAGGATTCTTCATCAATAAATACGTGGATGTAATAACCAGTGATGTTGTTGCCCTTATTGACGAATTTGCACGCAGAGTTTATCAAGAGCTTAACTATGTGCAG GAGGCGCAAAATGCTAGGAGATTTAAGAAATTGTACGCAGACAGAGAAGATATCCTTGTTCCGGACATATTTTGGGATTATACAAGCAACAAAGTATTGACAATGGAGTGGGTTGAAGGGGTCAAGTTGAACGAGCAAGTTGCGATTGAGAAACAAGGGTTGAAGGTGTTGGATCTAGTGAACACTGGTATACAATGCAGCCTGAGACAGCTGCTTGAGTATGGATATTTCCATGCAGATCCTCATCCCGGTAATCTCCTAGCAACACCTGATGGGAAGCTAGCCTTTCTTGATTTTGGAATGATGAGTGAGACACCAGAAGAAGCAAGATTTGCAATCATTGGTCATGTAGTTCACATGGTCAATCGAGATTATGAAGCTATGGCTCGGGATTACTATGCTCTAGATTTCCTAGCCCCTGATGTAGATGTTACTCCTATTGTACCTGCATTACGAAATTTCTTTGATGATGCACTCAGTTATACAGTGAGCGAACTCAATTTCAAGACCCTGGTTGATGGTCTAGGCAACGTACTTTATCAATATCCATTCAATG TGCCTGCATATTACGCATTGATATTGAGGTCGCTGACTGTGCTAGAAGGCTTGGCTCTTTATGCCGATCCCGATTTCAAGGTTCTAGCTGCTTCTTATCCATATTTTGCTAAAAGGCTTCTGACAGATCCAAATCCATATCTCAGAGATGCTCTTATTGAATTGTTGTTTAAAGATGGAAAATTTAG ATGGGGTAGGCTTGAAAACTTACTTATTCAAGGAAAAAAAGATAGAGATTTCTCAGCAAAAGATGCTTTGCAGCCAGTATTGAAATTATTATTGGGCACAGATGGTGAAGTGCTTAGAAATTTAGTTATCAAAGAAGCTGTTCGGGTTACAGAAGCGTTTGTTTTAGGCACAGTTGTTGATACATATAGTTTGATGCCAGATTTGGTGAAAGGTCTGATTTTTAATGGGAACGGAAACTCATCTGGACCTCTTGTTATGAGCAAAGCTGAACGGGAAAACGTGTTAGAGCTCAGAGATCAAGTATCTAGAATATGGGGACTTCTTCAATCCTCTGAAAGTTTCGATCCAGCCTCTTTGCAGCCCTTGTTACAAGTAATAACTTCTACTATTTCttttattatctgttttttccTGCATAGCATTGAAGCcataaaacttaaaattgcTGACACAAATGTTTATTTAAGCTCAGAACAATCAAAGAAATGTAATTCGAATAGTCTGTGGTTTGCTTCAACAAGGTCTACTCGAGTCTCTTATGGGCATCGATATAGCAATTGTTATAATTTCTggttcttaaatatttaa
- the LOC133031065 gene encoding uncharacterized protein LOC133031065 has translation MEELVIGDDGQPTQDSLRSQASKLALTLEQRAEEAGIFRDDTPPHSPPSGARSVPPSTSMPDSASMPQSASIPSTSQPQVPISSAILARLERVEKEQLALKQGQTDILKGQNEIMGYSKTLLALMGDQRRPSAEAEPQPDAVSPGDEFILPNDYRPNDEEDVLRTPQNMSVTSIGDTQDSEVQVLETVPTPVEKRTKKRPRWFDEYTEMKKKMKPSTTNVNVDPLRPVDEKLLHSFRNWLVGTIGNKYPRDVFTGLCGVAWFSTLNTDKLWLSDDHLDAAFHMMRRRQHFFPELYPRKCTVMPSWFTSSLRGRWDAWKSNTDHDGFVWDESILELLRGDPNQFLPSWKGMECIYMALFLNGPKHWIAMEVNLELWKIFLFDSSLGSLTKDELNSLMDVWCPLLAKLVDQCGVCDTHYMVMVPQMTASESQVRPFDWEMMDNKVVPQTKSSGDCGMYVIEHIEHKLLDLPFDGVHDQHMSLFRQRWAVDLFYQNLA, from the exons ATGGAAGAATTGGTTATTGGCGATGATGGCCAGCCTACTCAGGATAGTTTGCGCAGCCAAGCTTCAAAGCTTGCACTCACGCTAGAACAGCGAGCGGAGGAAGCTGGAATCTTCAGAGATGATACACCACCACATTCTCCACCATCAGGGGCCCGTTCTGTTCCACCGTCTACCTCAATGCCCGATTCTGCATCTATGCCGCAGTCAGCATCTATTCCCAGCACCTCACAGCCTCAGGTGCCAATATCTTCTGCCATATTGGCAAGATTGGAGCGTGTTGAAAAGGAACAGCTTGCTTTGAAGCAAGGCCAGACTGATATTTTGAAAGGGCAGAATGAGATAATGGGTTACTCGAAGACCCTATTGGCTCTTATGGGAGATCAGAGAAGGCCCAGCGCAGAGGCAGAGCCACAGCCAGACGCCGTGTCTCCAGGAGATGAGTTCATTCTTCCGAATGATTACAGACCTAATGATGAGGAAGATGTACTCCGGACACCTCAGAACATGTCGGTCACGTCCATTGGAGATACCCAAGATTCAGAGGTTCAGGTTTTAGAGACCGTTCCAACACCGGTGGAGAAGAGAACGAAGAAAAGGCCAAGGTGGTTTGACGAGTACaccgaaatgaagaagaagatgaagccaTCAACAACCAATGTGAATGTTGACCCACTTCGGCCCGTTGATGAGAAGCTACTACATAGTTTTCGAAATTGGTTAGTGGGAACCATCGGAAACAAGTATCCGAGGGACGTCTTCACCGGTCTGTGTGGCGTGGCTTGGTTCTCGACCCTAAATACAGACAAACTATGGCTTTCTGATGAC CATTTGGATGCTGCTTTCCATATGATGAGGAGGAGGCAACACTTCTTCCCGGAGTTGTACCCACGTAAGTGTACTGTCATGCCATCTTGGTTTACCTCATCGTTGAGGGGTCGGTGGGATGCTTGGAAGAGCAATACTGACCATGATGGTTTTGTTTGGGATGAGTCCATCTTGGAACTCCTTCGTGGGGATCCAAACCAATTTTTGCCTTCTTGGAAGGGTATGGAGTGCATATACATGGCCCTGTTCTTGAACGGACCGAAACATTGGATCGCTATGGAGGTCAATCTTGAGTTGTGGAAGATATTCCTCTTCGATTCGAGTCTTGGATCTCTAACGAAAGACGAACTGAATTCGCTTATGGATGTGTGGTGCCCTTTACTAGCCAAATTGGTGGACCAGTGTGGTGTATGTGACACTCATTACATGGTGATGGTCCCTCAAATGACAGCCTCCGAAAGTCAGGTCAGACCCTTCGACTGGGAAATGATGGACAATAAAGTTGTACCTCAGACAAAATCGAG CGGCGATTGTGGAATGTACGTCATAGAGCATATTGAGCATAAGTTATTGGATCTACCATTCGATGGAGTACATGATCAGCATATGTCGCTCTTTCGCCAGAGATGGGCAGTAGATTTATTCTACCAGAACTTGGCATGA